The Ferrovibrio sp. MS7 sequence CGCGGATATCCACCTTCACCGGCTTGTTGCCGCCGATGCGGTCGATCTCGCGCTCCTGGATGGCACGCAGCAGCTTGGCCTGCAGGCGGATATCCATTTCGCTGATTTCATCCAGCAGCAGCGTGCCGCCATTGGCTTCCTCGAACTTGCCGATGCGGCGGGCCACGGCGCCGGTGAAGGCGCCCTTTTCATGGCCGAAGAGTTCGGATTCCAGCAGGTTTTCCGGAATGGCGGCGCAGTTGACCGAGACGAACGGCTTGTCGGTGCGCGGGCTGCGGTTATGGATGAAGCGCGCCATTACTTCCTTGCCAGTGCCGCTTTCGCCGGTGATCAGCACGGAGGCAGAGGATGGAGCGATCTGCTCCGCCAGCTTGACCACGCCGGCCATCGCCGGATCGCGGAACAGCATGGCATGGCTTTCTTCCGCCACGGCTTCCAGCACGGCGGCGATCAGTTCCGCATCCGGCGGCAGCGGCAGGTATTCCTTGGCACCGGCGCGGATCGCGGCAACGGCGGCGCGGGCATCGTTGCCGATACCGCAGGCCACCACCGGCAGATTGATGCGCTCGGCCTTGAGACTCTCCACCAGCAGCTTCACATCCAGCGCCACATCGACCATGGCCAGATCGGCACCACGGCCCGAGCGCAGCAGGTTCATTGCCGCCTCGATATCCTCGACCTGCGACACCTTGGCGCCGCGCTGCAGCGCGATGCGCGTGGCGGCGCCGATCTGTCCGTTCAATGTGCCGATGATGATAAGCCGCATCGATCCGACCCTTAACCCCTGCCGCCCTTGATGATTTCCGTCATGGTCACGCCCAGGCGGTCTTCCACCACCACCACTTCGCCGCGCGCCACCAGGCGATTGTTCACATAGATGTCGATAGCTTCACCGACCTTGCGGTCAAGCTCGATCACCGCGCCGCGACCAAGCTTCAAGAGCTGGCTCACCTGCATGTTGGCCTTGCCGAGCACGGCGGAAACATGCACCGGGATATCGAACACCGCCTGCAGGTCCGCCGCTGTGCGGGCCGCATTCGGATCATCTTCCTCGGGCATGGTGCCCGCGCCGATATCCTTGAGTTCGAGATCGTCGCCAGTATCAGCCATGGCTCATCATCCTTCCTGGGCAGCGGCTTCGGATTGCAACGCGGCTAGATAACGCTGCACCGCCTGGTCCACTTCCTGTTCGATCTGGGCCTGATTGCGCTCGGCCGAGCCATCGGCCCAGTCGACGCGGCAATCGGAGGCGGCCAGGCTGTTGTCAGGCACCAGCATCACCTTGCCGCCGAAGCCCGATTGCGACACCAGCGCATCAATCCTCTCGTCCAGCAGCCGCACCACGCTGTCATTGGCGCGCAGCACCAGGCGCGGCTCATCACGCATGTCATCCATGCAGCGCAGCACCAAAGCTTCGATCTCGCGCAGCGGTTCGCGCGCCATCAACTGCGTGGCCAGCTTGCGCGCAATGGCAGCGGCAAGCGTCACCGCTTCCGAACGCGCCTGGGCCTGGCTCTGCTGCAGGTTGTCGCCAAGCTGCGCCATGCGCTGCTCGATGGCATTCAAGGCCTGCTCCACGGCAGCCGCATGTTCGGCGGCGGCAGCTTCGCGGCCGGCCTGCTCGCCAGCGGCAAAGGCCTGCGCCTTGGCGGCTTCCACCTCGTCCATATTGAACTTCGGCGGCGGCGCCTTGGGGCGGAATATCGACGGGTCCGATCGCGGCTTGGTGCCATCGAACGGCTGGTCGAAGAGAAATTTCGCCTTACCCGCCATGAAACGCGTTCAACCCCTGTGCTGCTGTGCCAATACCGCCGGCATCAGTAGATAAGCCAAATCAATAGATCAGTTCGTCGTCGCCCTTGTTGTCGGCCAGCATGATATCGCCCTTGGCCGCCAGTTCCTTGGCCATGTTGACCATGGCCATCTGGGCTTCGTCGACATCCTTGAGGCGGACCGGCCCCATGCTCTCCATTTCCTCGCGCAGCAGCTTGGAAGCGCGTTCGGACATGTTGGAGAAGAACAGGTCGCGCAAGGTTTCGGAAGCGCCCTTCAGCGCCAGGCCGAGCTTGTCCTTGTCGACCGACTTCATCAGCGTCTGTACGCCGCTCGGATCGAGCTTGATCAGATCCTCGAAGGTGAACATCAGTGCCTTGATGCGCTCGGCGGCATCGCGGCTGCGTTCTTCCAGTGCCGCCAGGAAGCGGGCTTCCGTGTTGCGGTCGAGGCTGTTGAAGATTTCCGCCATCATTTCATGGCTGTCGCGGCGGTTGGTACGCGCCAGGTTCGACATGAACTCGGTGCGCAAGGTCTGCTCCACCTTGTCGAGCACTTCCTTCTGCACCGATTCCATGCGCAGCATGCGCATCACGACTTCCATCGAGAATTCTTCCGGCAAGGCCGCCAGCACGCGGGCGGCATGTTCCGGGCGGATCTTCGAGAGCACCACGGCAACGGTCTGCGGGTATTCGTTCTTGAGATAGTTGGCCAGCACCGACTCGTTCACGTTGGCCAGCTTGTCCCACATGGTACGGCCGGCCGGACCGCGGATTTCCTCCATGATCTGGGTGACGCGGTCGGCGGGCAGGGCCTTCATCAGCAAGCGTTCGGTGCTGTCGAAGGTACCGGAGAGCGAACCGGTGGAGGAGAAGTTGTTGACGAATTCGAGGAACAGCTTTTCCACCGTCTCGGAATTCACCGAGCCGAGGTTGGCCATGTTCTGCGAGATTTCCTTGATCTCTTCGTCGTCGAGCAGCGGCCAGATCTTGGCGGAATGTTCCTCGCCCAGCGCAAGCATCAGGATCGCCGCCTTGTCGGGGCCCTTGAGCTGTCGGTAATCCTTGTCGGCCATCGCTTAAGCTCCTGCCCTTACGTGGTCTGGTACAGCCAGTTGCGGATGATCGAAATCGCCTCTTCCGGATGCTTGTCGACGATCTCGCCGATCTTCTTCAAGCTGGAGGCCTTCACCTGACCCTCGATGCGGGCGATGTCGATCATGGATTCGATGCCCGGCGTTGCCATCGGCGCCATGCCATCGGGCGCGGCGGGCAATTCGGCAATGGGGGCGGAGCCAACCACCAGCGGCACGCCCGGCATGCTCGGGGTCAGCATGCCCGGCGGCACGTCGTCGGGGTTCTGCGACGCCTCGATGATGCGGCGCACGATCGGGCGCACCACCAGCAGCAGGGCCAGCAGGGCGGCAAGCAGATAGCCGGCGATCTCGCCGATGCGGAACAGGTCGCGCTTGTTCAGGCCGAGGAACAACGGCACGGAATCGGGATCGACTTCCTCAGGAATATCGCCCGGCTCGGCGAAGCGCATGGAGACGACTTCGACATTGTCGCCGCGCGCCTGATCGAAGCCGATGGCGCGGCGCACCAGGTTGTTGATCTGCTGCAATTCCTCCGGGCTGCGCGGCTGGTAGCCACGCTTGCCTTCGCCATCCACCGTGGTGATCTGGTTGACCAGCACGGCGGCATTGACGCGCTTGACCACGCCGCCTTCGCGCACCTGGGTACGGATGGTCTTGGAGATTTCGTAGTTGATCGTCTCCTCGGTGCGCTGGCCGCGCGAGGTCGCCTGGTTGGCGCCCTGGCCCTGCGCTTCCGGCAGATTGTTCTGCACGGTGACGTTCTGCTGGCCTTCCTGGCTCTGGTTCTGCTCATTCACCGTCTGGGTCGAACGCACCACCTGCTGGTCGGGGTTGAACGATTCCTCATTGGTGGTGACGCGGTCGAAATCCATGTCGACGGCCACTTCGGCACGCACATTGCCGACGCCGACGGAACGCTCGAGCAGCGCCTCGATGGCCTTGCGCAGGCGGTCTTCCGCCTGGCGGCGCATCTCCACCATCTTGGTGGCGGTGGCGGCCATCGGATCGGCTTCCTCGTTCGAGGTGCCGGCGAGCAGGTTGCCGCGATCGTCGACGATGGCGATGCGGGTCGGCTTGAGGTCAGGCACCGCAGCGGCGACGAGATTCTGGATCGCGCGCACCTGCGGCTGGTCGATGCGGCCGCCACGCGTCTTGATCACGATGGAAGCCGACGGCTCGCGCTGTTCGCGGCTGAACACCTCGCGGCGCGGCAGCACCAGATGCACGCGCGCCGAGGCAACCTGATCGATCGAGCGGATGGTGCGGGCAAGCTCGCCCTCCAGCGCGCGCAGATGATTCAGGTTCTGCATGAAATTCGTGGCCGAGAGCGCGTTCGCCTTGTCGAACAGCTCATAGCCGCTGGTGCCGCCGCCAGAGGGCATGCCGGATTCGGCGAGCGACATGCGGGTGCGCAGCACACGGTCTTCCGGCACCAGGATCTGCGCGCCATTGGCGGCGATCTGGTAGGGGATTTTCTGCTGCTCGAGGCGGGCGACGATGGCCGCCGAATCGGTCAGGTCGAGGCTGCCATAGAGCAGGCTCATTTTCGGCTGTGTCACCTTCATACCGATGAAGATGAAGAAGCCAATGAGGGCTGCCGCCGTGACGCCTAGCATGGCGAGGCGGGCGGGACCCAAATTACGCAGCAATTGCATCAGACCGTTCACGGCATCACCCCATGCGTTTCCACGCACCTGGACATTCTCACTGTCAGGGTAGGGAGCGGGGATGAAGAAGAGGTTAACACCCCGGCAAAATTTGCCTAGCGGTTTGTTAACCTTTTCGCGCCGATGCCCGGGCTGGCTACAAAGCCCGGGACGCGCCGAAACAGCCGTTTACCGGGAAAGCTGGCTCAGGGCCGGAAACTCGCCTTGGCTGGCAGCGGCTTGACCTGGCCGGGGCGGTATTCCTGCAGCCGGGTGGTGCGCAGGCCAGGCAGGCCATGCTGCTCGATGGCGCGCTGCCAGGAGAGGAACTCCTCCACCGTGAGGCTGTAGCGTTCGCAGGCTTCATCCAGAGTAAGCAGACCGCCGCGAACCGCCGCCACCACTTCCGCCTTGCGCCGGATCACCCAGCGCTTGGTGCCGGGCGCGGGCAGGCTGTCGCGGGTCAGCAACTGGCCCTCGGGTCCGACAATACTGGCGATGGGGCTCTCGCGGCTGAACATACGCCCTTCTGGCTTGATGATTTCTGTACGATGCATGCTAGAGCCTCGCGGTTTAAAAAAGACCTAAGCGCGCTGGTTAACGAGCGGTTAGCTGGCGGCCTGCGGCATGCGCACCGCCACCACGTCGTTGGCATCCATGCGGTTGCCCTTCACCACCAGATATTGCGCGCCATCCTCGAATTCGACGCTGTCCACCGTGCCGGTGGTATAGGTCTTGGGCGAGGTCATGGCCTTGCCGGTGGTGTCGGTGGCGACGATTTCGAGTGAATAGGTGCCGGGCTTCGCGGTGGTGCCGGCGCTGGTGGAACCATCCCACTGCACCGTGGTGCGGCCGGCGCTGGTGGAAAGATTCTTGGTCTGCACCAGCTTGCCGCTGGAATCGTAGATATTGGCCTTGACCACGGCGGCGCCGGTCGGGACGTCCGTCATCCAGTCGATCTTGCCGCCTTCGGTAAGCGCGGCCTTGTTGCCTTCCACCACCACTTCCTTGCCGATATAGCCGATATTGGTGTTGGTGGTCTGAGCCTTGTACATGCCGATCAAGGTCTCGAGGTTCTTGTTCTGATTGATCTGCTGTTCGACCTGCGAGAACTGCACCAGCTGATTGGTGAATTCCTTGGTGTCCATCGGCGAGGTCGGATCCTGGTTTTTGAGCTGCGTGGTCAGGAGCTTCAGGAAGGTGTCGAAATTCTTCGCCAGCGACACCGCCGAGGTGCCGGAAGCCGACGTCGTGGTGGTGTTGGTGGAAGTACCGGTGACCGAGGTGACCATGGCGGATTCTCCTAGCCTGGCTCAGATGCGGATATCGAGGCCGCCACGGGCGGCGGCACGTTGGGTATTGGCGGCCTGTGCCGCGAGGCGGGCATCGCCGCCTACCGCACCGGCATCGCCGTATTCATCGCCACCCCGGCCATAGCCGCGGCGGCCCTGTTCATTGCCGGCGAAGCCACGGCCATCCTGGCCCTGGTCGCGCAACTGGAAATTCAGCGAGTCCTGGCTGGCCTTCATGCCGCTTTCGCGCAAAGCCTGCTCCAGGGCACCGGCATCCTTCTGCAGCAGTTGCAGGGTTTCCGGCTTGTCGGCAGCGATCACCGCCATCAGGCGGCCATCCTGGCTGACCTCGAGCGTCACCTCGACCTTGCCGAGATTGCCCGGATCGAGCTTGATCGAAATCTTGTCGGCGCCTTCAGCCACCGCCTTCTTGATCTGCACCGCCACCTGCTCGCCCGGCGGCACCAGCGCCGACGGGTGACGCGCTGCCTGGGCCTGCGCCACATGGCCGGCATTCACCGGCTGGCTCTGGCTGCTGGAGGCAGCGGCAATGCCGGTGAGGCTGTTGTTGCTGCCCTTGGCGGCTTCAGCCGCCGGGCTGGATGCCGGCGCCGGTTCCAGCGCCAGGGCGAAATTCGCGTTCAGCAGCGCCTGGTTCTCAAGCTTCGCGGCCTGCAGGTCGGCGCCGAGCTGCGCCTGGCCTTCCAGGCCCTCGCCCATCATGCCTTCCTGCTGCGCCAGGAGATCGGCGAACATCGCCGCCGGATCAACCAGCGGCGCCGGCGCGTTGCCGTTCACCACGGTCTGCACGTCAATCTTTCCGGCCTTGCCATTGCCCTGGCCCATGGCGGCCTGCTTGGCCGCCTCAAGCATCTGCTGCTGTGCTTCCGGCGACAGCACGGAAGCCTGCATCTGTTGCAAAGCCGCATCGGCGGCAGTCGCCTGCGCCGTATTCTTGCCATCCACCGCGACACCAGCTTGGGCGCCATTCTGTGTCCCGTTCTGGGACGCGGTGCCGGCCTGAGCCGACACGGCCGCCTGGGCGGCGGGGATGAACAGGTTGAGGATCAGATTCGGATCAATGGCGGCTTCTGCTGCCTGCTTCTCCTTGTCCTTGCCCTCGCTCTCGGCTTGTTCCGGCGTTGCACCGGTCTTGTCGGTCGCTTCTGCGGCCTGGCTTTCTGCCGGCGCCACGGTTTTCGTGGCGCTGTCTTCGGAAACGGGTTGCTCATCGGCCTTGGTTACAGCCGGCTTCTGCTTCGGCTCGTCCTTCGGCTTCGGTTTGTCGGCGGCATGGTCAGCAGCGCGGGTCTCGTCGTTCTGACGCGGCTCCTGCGGCTGATAGGCGTCGGCTTTCGGTTCCGGCTGGCGCGGACGCTCGGCCGGAGCGGCGGCTTCCGGGCCCTTCAGCTCGGTATGCTGCTTCGCGCCGCTGGAAAAGGCGGTGGCCAGCACATTGGCGAAGGCCTTGGCGGCCTTGAAATCGTCGGCAGCGCCCGCATCGGCCTGGCCGATGGCGTTCTGGGCGATCTGGGTGTTGGCGTTTACCGAACCGATCTGCATGACGAACCTCAGTAACTGGCGGATGGGGCCTTCTGCCCCGGCTTTGCGCTTCTTGGTAGCAAGCCCGATGCCAACTCTGGATTTCGCCGTAAGCTATTGATTTATATTGGGTGACGATTCGTGTCTGGCTGGGGAACCCTTGCCCACCCGGAATCTTTTGCCGGGCCGGACAGGGTTAATTCGTCCTAGCCATAAGGCCATCAGGCCATAAGAGGTGGAGCCGGCCCGGCAAGCGCCTATATAATCGGGCAGGAGGTGTCCCATGCCCCGTCTGACCGCCCTGTTGCTTGGCGCCCTGGCCCTGGCTGCCGCTATGCCGGAACCGGCTGCGGCCCAGTCATCAGCCTTTCAGTCAGCTTCCGGCTTCTCCTTAGGGGTCGGCAGCGCCCGCCGCATGGCCGAACCGGCTCAGCCGCCCTCCCAGACCCAAAGTCAGGACATGACACAGCATTACTATACGCTGCGGGACAGTTCCGGCCGCCCGGTGGGCAGCGCCGAGCCGCTGCATTCCGGCCTGTGGGTGGAACGCGACCTCTATGGCCGCCGCCTCGGCACCTGGGAAACAGGCGTGGGGAGCGAACTGATCCAGCGCGACGCCACGGGGCGCCGCAGCGCCATCCTGGAACGGAAATTCTGACATAAAACGGGTGCCGGCTTTTGCCGGCATGACGAGCTATAGCAGCCCTAAGCCGCGTCCTTGCGGGCGGCGGGCTTTGGCGCCGCCTTGGTGCCAGCGGCGACCTTGGTCGGCGCCGCCTTCTCTTCCACCTGGGTCAGCAGTTTCAGCAGGTGGCGCTCGATCTGCCGCAGCCGCGCCTCATCGTGAATCTTCTGGCCCGTCAGGTCCTGGACATAGAAGACGTCCACGGCGCGTTCGCCATAGGTGGCGATATGGGCCGAGCGGATCGAGAGATTGAGATCGTAGAGGCCACGCGTCACTTCGTAGAGGAAGCCCGGGCGGTCGCGGCCATTCACTTCCACCACGGTGTGGCGGTTGGAGGCGTTGTTGTCGATCAGCACTACCGGCGCCACCTTGAACACGCGGGTGCGGCTCGGCAGGCCGGGCTTGTCGCCGCCCAGCACCAGGCGCGGGCGCAGATCACCTGCCAGGGTGCGCTGAATCGCGGTGGAAAGCCGCGCCAGCTTGTCCGGGCGGTCGAAAGCCTTGCCCTCGGTGTCCTGGACAAAGAAGGTATCCAGCGCCATGCCGTCGGTGGTGGTGAAGATCTTGGCATCCACGATATTGCCGCCGGTAGCGGCGATGGCGCCGGCAACGCGGGCGAACAGGCCAGGATGATCCGGCGCGTAGAGCGTCAGTTCGGTAACATCGCGAAAACCATCGACGCGGGTTTCGAGCGTCAGTGTGCGCTTCTCCTTATCCGCCACGCGCATCAGCCGAGCATGGCGCAGGATGGTCTCGGCATCATTCGAGAACCAGTAATTCTCGTAATGCCGCTTGAGCAGTTCGTCCTGCTCCTTCACCGGCCAATCCGGCAGCCGGGCGCGCACGGTCTGCTTGGTCTCGGTGATGCGCTGCTCGCGGCCACGGGTGGAGAAGCCGCCGGAGAGGAATTCCTCGGCGCGATAGTATAGCTCGCGCAAGAGCTGGCCCTTCCAGCCATTCCACACATTCGGCCCCACGGCGCGGATATCGGCCACCGTCAGCACCAGCAGCAGGCGCAGGCGCTCCGGGCTCTGGATCAGGTTGGCGAAATCCACCACGGTCTTGGGATCGGCGATATCGCGCTTGAAGGCGGTGGCCGACATGGCGAGATGCCAGCGGACCAGCCAGGCGACGGTTTCGGTCTCGGCCGGCGACAGGCCGAAGCGCGGCCCGAGTTTCAGCCCCACCTTCTCGCCGAGAATGGAATGGTCGCCGCCCCGGCCCTTGGCGATATCGTGCAGCAACAACGCGACATAAAGCACGCGGCGCGACACGATCTGATGGATCACCTGCACCGCCAACGGATGCTCTTCGGCCAGCGCGCCGTTTTCAATGCGCGAGAGCAGGCCGATGGCGCGGATGGTATGCTCGTCCACGGTATAGACGTGATACATGTCGTGCTGCATCTGCGCCACGACACGGCCGAAATCCGGTACGAAGCGACCCAGGATGCCGGCTTCGTTGAGCCGCCGCAGTGTTGTCTCCGGGTCGTTCTTCGAGGTCAGCATCTCGATGAACAGCCGGTTGGCTTCGGCATCGTTGCGCAAGGCGGCACCGATCAGCTTCAGATTCTGCCGCACCAGGCGCAAGGCATCGGGATGGATATCCAGCCCCTGCTCCTGCGCCAGATGGAACAGCCGCAGCATCTTCACCGGCTCGGCGATGAAAAGCTGCTGATCCTGAAGATTGAGCCGGCCGCCTTCGTTGACGAAGCCATCCATCGCCTTGGGGCGGCGGATTTTCGATTTCAGCACCGCCAGCGGTTTCTTCTTCTTGTGCCGCTCCTCAAGCGCCGCGGCGAAGATGCGGGTGAGGTCGCCAACTTCCTTGGCCGCGAGATAGTAGCGCTTCATGAAGCGCTCGACATCCTTGCGCCCCGGACGGTCGGCATAGCCCATCGCCTTGGCGATCTCGGTCTGCAGATCGAAGGTCAGGCGCTCCTCGGGCCGGCCGGCGAGGTAATGCAGGTGGCAGCGCACGGTCCAGAGGAATTCATTGGCCTGGGTATAGCGACGGTATTCTTCCGCCGAAAGCAGGCCACGCTCGATCAGGCCATCGAGATCGGCGACACCATAGACATACTTGGCGATCCACAGCAGCGTGTGCAGATCGCGCAGGCCGCCCTTGCCTTCCTTGATATTCGGCTCGACCAGATAGCGCGAGTCGCCCATGCGCTGATGCCGGTCGTCGCGTTCGCCGAGCTTCTTCTCGATGAAGTCCGGGCCAGTCTTGGCCATCACCTCGGTCTGGAAGCGGCGCCAGAGCGACTGCGCCAGATCCTGCTCGCCCCAAATCCAGCGCTGCTCCAGCAAGGCTGTGCGGATGGTGAGGTCGCCCATGGAAAGCCGGAGGCATTCCTCCACCGAGCGCGTCGAGTGGCCGACCTTCAAGCCCATATCCCAGAAGAGATAGAGCATGTATTCCACCACCTGCTCGCCCCAGGGGGTCTGCTTGTAGGGGAACAGGAACAGCAGATCGACATCCGAGAACGGCGCCATCTCGCCCCGGCCATAGCCGCCGACCGCGACGATGGAGAGCTTTTCCGCCGCCGTGGGATTGGGCAGGCGGTAGACCCGCTGGGTGGTGAAATCGAAAGTGAGCCGGATGATCTGGTCGATCAGGAAGGCCTGGGCCCGGCGCGTCACCAGCGCGCTGGCGCCGGCCAGGAAGCGGGCGCGGATCGCCTCGCGGCCATGATTCAGCGCTGCTTTCAGCAGCACCAGAGCCTGGGCGCGCTGCTCAGTGGCGCCGTTCTTGCCCTCGGCGGGCAAGGCTTCGAGCTGCAACAGCAGGCTCTTGCGGTCGATAATGGCGCGGCGGTCGGGAATCGCGTTCAGCATGGGCTTTATATATCGCGGCGCGGGCCGGATTACACGCTTTGCATGTTGATCATGCCGCCGCCGTCGATCACCAGGGTCTGGCCGGTGGTGAAGCTGCCGGCCCGGGAAGCCAGGAACACGGCGGCGCCGGCAATCTCGTCGGGGTCGCCGATGCGTTTCAGCGCATAGCCCTGGGTTGCGCGCTTGGCGATATCCGGATTCTCCCATAGCGCGCGGGCGAAATCGGTCTTGATCAGACCCGGCGCGATGCAGTTGGCGCGAATCTGGGCCTGGCCCCATTCCACCGCCAGGTTCCGCGCCAGGGCCATGTCGGCTGCCTTGGAAATGCCATAGGCGCCGAGCAGGCTTGAGCCGATCAGGCCGCCGATGGAGGAGATGATGATGATGGCGCCGCCCTCACCGCGCTCGGCCATACCGGGCGCCACCATGTTGCAGAGCCAGTGATTGCTCTTGATGTTGCATTGCATGATCTTGTCGAAGGCATCATCGGGGATATCGCGCGACGGCCCGAAATACGGATTCACCGCCGCGTTGCAGACCAGCACGTCGATGCGGCCCCAGGCCTTGTGCGTGGCATCGACCAATGCCTGCAACTGCGCCTTGTCGGATATATTGCACGGCACCACCATGGCCTCGCCGCCGGCCTCGCGAATCTCTGCGGCCACCTTCTCGCAGGCTTCGGCCTTGCGGCTGGACACCACCACGCGCGCGCCATGCTGCGCCAGGCGCAAGGCGATGGAACGGCCGATGCCGCGGCTGGAACCCGTGACCAGGGCCACCTTGCCGCGCAGATCGAACAGGCTATCCATATCCCTTCCTCCCTTTTATGCCCCCGAGCTTAGACGCCATGATGACCCAAGCCTATAGTGACGCCATGCGCAAATTCGCCCTGCTCTTGCTGCCCCTCTTGCTGCTCGCCGCCTGTTCCGAACCGGCGTCACGCCAGCCGACCGGCCCGTCATCAAGCGCGCCGCCGCCTCCCCCGCCGCCGCCGCCGCTTGCCGCCGCCGCCCGCATCGAGGGCGACTGGCTGGGCATCCGCGTGCGCGGCCCGGCTGCGATCGAAAGCGCCAGCCTGGTCGATCCCGATGGCCGTGCCCATGCCGCCAGCCGCATCACCTTCCCGGCGCTGTCGAGCAGCGGCAGCGGTGAGACGGAAAGCCGGGTCGGGCGGCCGAGCGTGGTGCTCGGCGGTTCCGGCGGTTCCTCCAGCGGCATCGATGCCGGCATCGGCCTGAGCCTGCCGATCCAGAATCCGTTTTCCTCCTCCAGCCGGCCGGCCCGCCCGCCCATGGTGCTGAGCCAGGCGGAATTCACCCTGCCGGCGCCGGTGCTGGCACGCTACCGCGCCGATATGGGCCAGGGCTGGCGCCTGCGGCTCA is a genomic window containing:
- a CDS encoding FliH/SctL family protein, whose translation is MAGKAKFLFDQPFDGTKPRSDPSIFRPKAPPPKFNMDEVEAAKAQAFAAGEQAGREAAAAEHAAAVEQALNAIEQRMAQLGDNLQQSQAQARSEAVTLAAAIARKLATQLMAREPLREIEALVLRCMDDMRDEPRLVLRANDSVVRLLDERIDALVSQSGFGGKVMLVPDNSLAASDCRVDWADGSAERNQAQIEQEVDQAVQRYLAALQSEAAAQEG
- the flbD gene encoding sigma-54-dependent transcriptional regulator FlbD; amino-acid sequence: MRLIIIGTLNGQIGAATRIALQRGAKVSQVEDIEAAMNLLRSGRGADLAMVDVALDVKLLVESLKAERINLPVVACGIGNDARAAVAAIRAGAKEYLPLPPDAELIAAVLEAVAEESHAMLFRDPAMAGVVKLAEQIAPSSASVLITGESGTGKEVMARFIHNRSPRTDKPFVSVNCAAIPENLLESELFGHEKGAFTGAVARRIGKFEEANGGTLLLDEISEMDIRLQAKLLRAIQEREIDRIGGNKPVKVDIRVLATSNRNLAEEVTKGTFREDLLFRLNVVNLKLPPLRARPADIELLAGHFVKKYADVNGVPVRPLAPTTLVALKQAPWRGNVRELENTMHRAVLLASGDQIEVEAVRLPDGTGLAEAIGAKPAAATPAAAQQPGAPEQAQGINATGMVGRALADVERDLIIDTLKHCLGNRTHAATILGISIRTLRNKLKQYTDEGVAVPSANDGSRVPA
- the fliG gene encoding flagellar motor switch protein FliG; translated protein: MADKDYRQLKGPDKAAILMLALGEEHSAKIWPLLDDEEIKEISQNMANLGSVNSETVEKLFLEFVNNFSSTGSLSGTFDSTERLLMKALPADRVTQIMEEIRGPAGRTMWDKLANVNESVLANYLKNEYPQTVAVVLSKIRPEHAARVLAALPEEFSMEVVMRMLRMESVQKEVLDKVEQTLRTEFMSNLARTNRRDSHEMMAEIFNSLDRNTEARFLAALEERSRDAAERIKALMFTFEDLIKLDPSGVQTLMKSVDKDKLGLALKGASETLRDLFFSNMSERASKLLREEMESMGPVRLKDVDEAQMAMVNMAKELAAKGDIMLADNKGDDELIY
- a CDS encoding flagellar hook-length control protein FliK; its protein translation is MQIGSVNANTQIAQNAIGQADAGAADDFKAAKAFANVLATAFSSGAKQHTELKGPEAAAPAERPRQPEPKADAYQPQEPRQNDETRAADHAADKPKPKDEPKQKPAVTKADEQPVSEDSATKTVAPAESQAAEATDKTGATPEQAESEGKDKEKQAAEAAIDPNLILNLFIPAAQAAVSAQAGTASQNGTQNGAQAGVAVDGKNTAQATAADAALQQMQASVLSPEAQQQMLEAAKQAAMGQGNGKAGKIDVQTVVNGNAPAPLVDPAAMFADLLAQQEGMMGEGLEGQAQLGADLQAAKLENQALLNANFALALEPAPASSPAAEAAKGSNNSLTGIAAASSSQSQPVNAGHVAQAQAARHPSALVPPGEQVAVQIKKAVAEGADKISIKLDPGNLGKVEVTLEVSQDGRLMAVIAADKPETLQLLQKDAGALEQALRESGMKASQDSLNFQLRDQGQDGRGFAGNEQGRRGYGRGGDEYGDAGAVGGDARLAAQAANTQRAAARGGLDIRI
- the fliF gene encoding flagellar basal-body MS-ring/collar protein FliF gives rise to the protein MRGNAWGDAVNGLMQLLRNLGPARLAMLGVTAAALIGFFIFIGMKVTQPKMSLLYGSLDLTDSAAIVARLEQQKIPYQIAANGAQILVPEDRVLRTRMSLAESGMPSGGGTSGYELFDKANALSATNFMQNLNHLRALEGELARTIRSIDQVASARVHLVLPRREVFSREQREPSASIVIKTRGGRIDQPQVRAIQNLVAAAVPDLKPTRIAIVDDRGNLLAGTSNEEADPMAATATKMVEMRRQAEDRLRKAIEALLERSVGVGNVRAEVAVDMDFDRVTTNEESFNPDQQVVRSTQTVNEQNQSQEGQQNVTVQNNLPEAQGQGANQATSRGQRTEETINYEISKTIRTQVREGGVVKRVNAAVLVNQITTVDGEGKRGYQPRSPEELQQINNLVRRAIGFDQARGDNVEVVSMRFAEPGDIPEEVDPDSVPLFLGLNKRDLFRIGEIAGYLLAALLALLLVVRPIVRRIIEASQNPDDVPPGMLTPSMPGVPLVVGSAPIAELPAAPDGMAPMATPGIESMIDIARIEGQVKASSLKKIGEIVDKHPEEAISIIRNWLYQTT
- the fliN gene encoding flagellar motor switch protein FliN yields the protein MPEEDDPNAARTAADLQAVFDIPVHVSAVLGKANMQVSQLLKLGRGAVIELDRKVGEAIDIYVNNRLVARGEVVVVEDRLGVTMTEIIKGGRG
- a CDS encoding flagellar hook assembly protein FlgD encodes the protein MVTSVTGTSTNTTTTSASGTSAVSLAKNFDTFLKLLTTQLKNQDPTSPMDTKEFTNQLVQFSQVEQQINQNKNLETLIGMYKAQTTNTNIGYIGKEVVVEGNKAALTEGGKIDWMTDVPTGAAVVKANIYDSSGKLVQTKNLSTSAGRTTVQWDGSTSAGTTAKPGTYSLEIVATDTTGKAMTSPKTYTTGTVDSVEFEDGAQYLVVKGNRMDANDVVAVRMPQAAS
- the sciP gene encoding CtrA inhibitor SciP produces the protein MHRTEIIKPEGRMFSRESPIASIVGPEGQLLTRDSLPAPGTKRWVIRRKAEVVAAVRGGLLTLDEACERYSLTVEEFLSWQRAIEQHGLPGLRTTRLQEYRPGQVKPLPAKASFRP